From Carassius auratus strain Wakin chromosome 10, ASM336829v1, whole genome shotgun sequence, a single genomic window includes:
- the setd1ba gene encoding histone-lysine N-methyltransferase SETD1B-A isoform X3, which yields MSRPGERNKLNEDHGRRQSSSLANGMENSHPICSSGEKRSHHWRSYKLIIDPALKKGSHKLYRYDGQTFSLPNPGMSPVDSVRDPRIGRMWTKYKETDLPVPKFKIDECYIGRVPPKEVTFARLNDNVREGFLSDMCKKFGDIEQVEILYNPKNKKHLGIAKVVFGTVKAAKDAVQNLHNTSVMGNIIHVELDPKGENRQRYFQRLINGSYTPLTLPVGGEEACEVSPRSLAEALLPLRRLSEGSSSAVIGTATPGGTNTPMSLDTAYSSLKQDTPQSQGTPHTPRPSGTPFSQDSSYSSRQGTPAFQSNRAESSGGYKSRRHETKFQDAYNRRPERHYVHGTGGGAHRGNAEQPPSFKQHQPPEPPSPAFAHTPPPPASGNFKNAFSPYQPPMPPVYTEPSFHQPVQREVDYRKPPQAPPPPSTDFMPARERPATPPTPEPPPPAPEARPATPPPSTPEPCPSLGTPTQDSERNSLDSRIEMLLKPFLNERGDSDAEVRMDGSPISSSSSQLSPIPPQRPSRPASTGLEDISPTPLPDSDDDEPIRGTASLLTNSRSMSPSNMHSKNGAGEPRTPVDKMDTGHQSSGEDMEISDDEMPGTPITSGDCAKNIVVNSAMSPMQTIPMPPPGFPPLPHPQAGFPLPPHHLTTVTHLAGPHPMLHPLHPYPHGMMPIMQMDLMSSLSQWGSVHMSFQMQTQMLSRMAQSQRSYPYPHFISGAAASAGAAAAAAMQYGGPYPPLSMVGAPAGTVGHGQPWPLPNMPKFNPAVPPPGYELQKEDPHKATVDGVLMVIVKELKAIMKRDLNRKMVEVVAFRAFDEWWDKQERSAKAALTPVKTGEIKDEEKERAKPKETISSSLLENWTKVEGLGFEGMGLGIGLLGAIRLPSFKVKRKQPPEPTSTNDNKRLRPSTPVDDELEDEERTDLRMDGSRADVSGSSAKRRPARPLELDSEGEEEETSGKEESSLSDHEEEPVEDVSERLTSGTEMEEDEEKKSKSDSSESESSDSSDDESSSSSSSSKSDSDSSGSESSSDYESSSGEEEEEEEEQAVAIEDEDEDDAQTSSTSSSSSSSSSEEEDVDVKAPSTPTGPPPEEEPNELGRLEALDEAEIDHKHTVVSSIKSGVEDVWLPSPKGLPADEPDVDLAVSIPVPTAEATLEDVGSLRPPTPTGSFPDSDQDTQPKRPAEDFPRTPGREGPVPLESEAAIPCSLPTPSMHLPLPPNHALEARSLLPLPEALPDMPVRGRLPTEEDIPRTPGRDLMDRPRGLGKSQSTDTVPVTPGSDTPLTDTTSSKRKPGRPKSKTIPVATPPDSEEPPDPMVASCPPDLPVKDLYPDHPSETFKREDGDSTALEEDENQTQTVIPEAEDRLSYVEEPVQKTRRQRRGWQELLLSMHSPVTSPHRPSFLPRSDFEEMTILYDIWNDGIDEEDIRYLKITYDKMLQQDNGNDWLNDTLWVHHPPTNMGSTSGLKKKRKEDGIRDHVTGCARSEGYYKIDKIDKMKYLNSSRLQSEEPDVDTQGKSIPAQPQVSTRAGSERRSEQRRLLSSFSCDSDLLKFNQLKFRKKKIRFCRSHIHDWGLFAMEPIAADEMVIEYVGQNIRQVIADMREKRYEEEGIGSSYMFRVDHDTIIDATKCGNFARFINHSCNPNCYAKVITVESQKKIVIYSRQPINVNEEITYDYKFPIEDEKIPCLCGAENCRGTLN from the exons ATGTCCAGACCCGGAGAAAGAAATAAGCTAAATGAAGATCACGGTAGAAGACAGAGTTCAA GTTTGGCGAACGGAATGGAGAACAGCCATCCTATCTGCAGCTCGGGAGAGAAACGAAGTCATCACTGGAGAAGTTACAAGTTGATTATTGACCCAGCGTTGAAAAAGGGATCGCACAAACTGTATCGCTACGATGGACAGACCTTCAGTCTTCCG AACCCCGGGATGTCACCCGTGGATAGCGTTCGAGATCCGAGAATCGGTCGAATGTGGACTAAGTACAAGGAGACTGATCTCCCGGTTCCTAAATTTAAG ATCGATGAGTGTTACATCGGTCGCGTGCCGCCGAAGGAGGTCACGTTCGCCAGACTCAACGACAACGTCAGAGAGGGATTCCTCAGCGACATGTGCAAGAAGTTCGGCGACATTGAGCAGGTGGAGATTTTGTACAATCCGAAGAACAAAAAACATCTCGGAATTGCTAAAGTTGTATTCGGAACCGTCAAGGCGGCGAAGGATGCCGTGCAGAACTTGCACAACACGTCTGTCATGGGCAACATCATCCACGTAGAGCTGGACCCTAAAG GTGAAAATCGCCAAAGGTACTTCCAGCGTCTGATCAATGGAAGTTATACTCCGCTCACTCTTCCAGTTGGTGGTGAAGAGGCCTGTGAAGTTTCTCCACGCAGCTTGGCTGAAGCCCTGCTG CCCTTGCGGAGACTGTCTGAAGGCAGTTCTTCTGCAGTCATAGGCACAGCCACGCCGGGGGGCACCAACACCCCCATGTCCCTGGATACGGCCTACTCCAGTCTAAAGCAGGATACGCCACAGTCCCAGGGTACCCCACACACCCCGCGTCCATCAGGCACCCCGTTCTCTCAGGACTCCAGCTATTCCAGCAGGCAGGGCACTCCGGCGTTCCAGTCGAACCGTGCTGAGTCCTCGGGAGGCTACAAGTCGAGACGGCATGAAACCAAATTCCAGGATGCCTACAACCGAAGACCAGAGAGGCACTACGTCCACGGTACAGGAGGAGGGGCACATCGTGGCAATGCAGAGCAACCACCCAGTTTTAAGCAACATCAGCCCCCCGAGCCACCGTCGCCTGCTTTTGCGCACACCCCGCCGCCACCAGCCAGTGGAAATTTCAAGAATGCTTTCTCTCCTTATCAGCCCCCAATGCCCCCAGTGTACACAGAACCCTCTTTCCACCAGCCTGTTCAGCGGGAAGTGGATTATAGGAAACCACCTCAAGCCCCGCCACCCCCCAGCACCGACTTCATGCCCGCCAGAGAAAGGCCAGCAACACCACCAACCCCTGAGCCGCCACCCCCTGCTCCAGAAGCCCGACCAGCCACACCTCCCCCCTCCACGCCGGAGCCCTGCCCGTCACTCGGCACCCCGACCCAGGACTCAGAGCGCAACAGCTTGGACTCGCGCATAGAAATGCTTCTGAAGCCCTTCCTGAACGAGCGCGGAGACTCAGACGCCGAGGTTCGCATGGATGGCAGTCCGATCTCCTCCTCGTCCTCTCAGCTCTCCCCTATTCCACCCCAGCGGCCCTCGCGGCCTGCAAGCACAGGCCTGGAGGACATCAGCCCAACGCCGCTTCCTGATTCAGACGATGATGAACCTATTCGTGGTACTGCTTCCCTGTTGACAAACTCTAGGTCCATGTCGCCCTCCAACATGCACAGTAAAAACGGTGCAGGAGAACCACGGACGCCTGTTGACAAAATGGACACG GGCCATCAGTCGTCAGGTGAAGACATGGAGATTTCTGATGATGAGATGCCTGGCACACCGATCACTAGCGGGGACTGTGCCAAAAACATTGTGGTCAACTCTGCGATGTCTCCGATGCAGACCATTCCCATGCCCCCCCCAGGGTTCCCCCCACTGCCCCATCCACAGGCTGGCTTCCCACTACCGCCACATCATCTTACAACTGTTACGCACCTGGCTGGCCCCCATCCGATGCTACACCCATTGCACCCTTATCCCCATGGCATGATGCCCATTATGCAGATGGACCTGATGAGCTCCTTATCACAGTGGGGCAGTGTTCACATGTCCTTCCAGATGCAAACTCAGATGTTAAGCCGCATGGCACAGAGCCAGCGGTCGTACCCTTACCCTCACTTCATCAGCGGGGCTGCTGCAAGTGCTGGTGCCGCTGCCGCCGCAGCCATGCAGTATGGTGGCCCGTATCCGCCTCTGTCTATGGTTGGTGCACCTGCAGGCACTGTAGGTCATGGGCAACCCTGGCCCCTACCCAACATGCCCAAGTTCAACCCTGCTGTTCCCCCTCCAGGCTATGAGCTCCAAAAGGAAGACCCACACAAAGCCACTGTGGATGGAGTTCTTATGGTTATCGTCAAGGAGCTGAAGGCCATCATGAAAAGAGATCTCAACCGAAAGATGGTGGAGGTGGTGGCCTTCAGGGCATTTGATGAGTGGTGGGACAAACAGGAGCGTTCGGCTAAG GCTGCGCTCACACCTGTGAAGACAGGTGAGATCAAAGATGAGGAAAAAGAACGGGCCAAACCCAAAGAGACTATATCCTCTAGCTTACTGGAAAACTGGACCAAGGTTGAGGGTCTGGGCTTCGAGGGAATGGGACTCGGCATAGGCCTGCTCGGTGCCATCCGATTACCATCCTTCAAG GTTAAGAGGAAACAGCCGCCTGAGCCAACATCTACCAATGACAATAAGAGGTTACGTCCATCCACACCTGTTGATGATGAGCTGGAAGATGAAG AAAGAACAGATCTTCGCATGGACGGTTCCAGAGCAGATGTAAGTGGTTCTTCTGCCAAGCGAAGACCAGCCAGACCTCTAGAGCTGGACAGCGAAGGTGAGGAGGAGGAAACCTCTGGCAAAGAGGAGTCATCGCTTTCAGACCATGAAGAGGAGCCAGTGGAGGATGTCTCTGAGAGGTTGACCTCTGGCACG GAAATGGAGGAAGATGAGGAAAAGAAGAGCAAATCAGACTCCAGTGAGAGTGAATCATCGGACTCATCAGATGACG aatcttctagctcatcttcctcttccaaatctgattctgattcttctgGGAGCGAGAGCTCATCTGACTACGAATCGAGTTCAggggaggaagaagaagaagaagaagagcaggCAGTGGCAAttgaggatgaagatgaagacgATGCACAAACCTCATCGAcatcctcatcttcctcatcctCGTCTTCTGAAGAGGAGGATGTTGATGTAAAAGCTCCTAGTACCCCCACAGGACCACCACCAGAAGAGGAACCAAATGAGTTGGGCAGGCTGGAAGCATTAGATGAGGCAGAGATCGATCACAAACATACTGTGGTGAGCTCAATCAAGTCTGGAGTTGAAGATGTGTGGCTTCCATCTCCCAAAGGATTGCCAG ctgatgaaccaGACGTTGATTTGGCTGTCAGTATTCCAGTGCCCACAGCTGAAGCCACCCTGGAGGATGTTGGTAGCTTGCGGCCACCCACCCCAACAGGTTCGTTTCCAGACAGTGATCAGGACACCCAACCAAAGAGACCTGCAGAGGACTTTCCCCGTACCCCTGGTCGTGAAGGCCCGGTTCCCCTAGAATCAGAGGCTGCAATCCCTTGTTCTCTCCCTACGCCCTCAATGCACCTTCCACTTCCCCCCAATCATGCTCTTGAAGCTCGATCCCTTCTGCCGCTTCCTGAAGCTTTGCCGGATATGCCTGTCCGTGGGCGGTTGCCTACGGAAGAAGACATCCCACGCACACCCGGGAGAGATCTTATGGACAGACCCCGGGGTTTGGGCAAGTCTCAGAGCACTGATACGGTTCCAGTCACACCAGGTAGCGACACGCCACTAACAG ATACTACTTCAAGCAAGAGGAAACCAGGACGCCCCAAGTCTAAAACGATACCTGTGGCGACCCCTCCAGATTCTGAAGAGCCTCCAGATCCAATGGTGGCCTCTTGCCCTCCAGATCTACCAGTAAAAGATCTGTACCCAGACCACCCTTCAGAGACCTTCAAAAGAGAAGATGGTGACTCCACAGCATTGGAGGAAGATGAAAACCAAACCCAGACGGTCATACCTGAGGCGGAAGACAGGTTGTCTTACGTCGAGGAACCTGTTCAGAAGACGCGCAGACAGAGGCGGGGCTGGCAAGAGTTGTTGTTGTCCATGCATTCTCCTGTGACATCACCGCACCGCCCCAGCTTCCTACCCCGCTCAGATTTTGAGGAGATGACCATCTTGTATGACATCTGGAATGATGGCATTGATGAGGAGGACATCCGCTACCTGAAAATAACTTACGACAAGATGCTGCAGCAGGACAATGGCAACGACTGGCTCAACGACACCCTCTGGGTCCACCATCCTC CTACCAACATGGGCAGCACATCAGGACTGAAGAAGAAGCGGAAAGAGGACGGTATACGCGACCATGTCACCGGCTGTGCCCGCAGCGAGGGCTATTACAAAATCGACAAGATAGACAAAATGAAGTACCTGAATAGCTCACGCCTGCAGTCTGAGGAGCCTGATGTGGACACTCAG GGGAAGAGTATTCCAGCACAGCCCCAAGTGTCCACTAGGGCAGGTTCAGAGCGGCGTTCTGAACAGCGCCGGCTGCTGTCGTCCTTCAGCTGTGACAGTGACCTCCTCAAATTCAACCAGCTCAAG TTCCGTAAAAAGAAGATCCGGTTCTGTAGAAGTCACATTCATGACTGGGGATTGTTCGCCATGGAACCTATTGCTGCCGATGAGATGGTTATCGAATATGTCGGCCAAAATATCCGACAG GTTATCGCAGACATGCGAGAGAAGCGCTACGAGGAAGAAGGCATCGGCAGTAGCTACATGTTCCGTGTGGATCATGATACCATTATAGACGCAACCAAATGTGGCAACTTCGCCCGCTTTATCAATCACAGTTGCAAT CCAAACTGTTATGCCAAGGTCATCACTGTGGAGTCGCAGAAAAAGATCGTCATCTACTCCCGGCAGCCAATAAATGTTAACGAGGAGATCACCTACGACTACAAGTTCCCCATCGAGGACGAAAAGATACCGTGCCTCTGTGGCGCAGAGAACTGCAGGGGAACCTTAAATTAA
- the setd1ba gene encoding histone-lysine N-methyltransferase SETD1B-A isoform X1, producing MSRPGERNKLNEDHGRRQSSSLANGMENSHPICSSGEKRSHHWRSYKLIIDPALKKGSHKLYRYDGQTFSLPNPGMSPVDSVRDPRIGRMWTKYKETDLPVPKFKIDECYIGRVPPKEVTFARLNDNVREGFLSDMCKKFGDIEQVEILYNPKNKKHLGIAKVVFGTVKAAKDAVQNLHNTSVMGNIIHVELDPKGENRQRYFQRLINGSYTPLTLPVGGEEACEVSPRSLAEALLPLRRLSEGSSSAVIGTATPGGTNTPMSLDTAYSSLKQDTPQSQGTPHTPRPSGTPFSQDSSYSSRQGTPAFQSNRAESSGGYKSRRHETKFQDAYNRRPERHYVHGTGGGAHRGNAEQPPSFKQHQPPEPPSPAFAHTPPPPASGNFKNAFSPYQPPMPPVYTEPSFHQPVQREVDYRKPPQAPPPPSTDFMPARERPATPPTPEPPPPAPEARPATPPPSTPEPCPSLGTPTQDSERNSLDSRIEMLLKPFLNERGDSDAEVRMDGSPISSSSSQLSPIPPQRPSRPASTGLEDISPTPLPDSDDDEPIRGTASLLTNSRSMSPSNMHSKNGAGEPRTPVDKMDTGHQSSGEDMEISDDEMPGTPITSGDCAKNIVVNSAMSPMQTIPMPPPGFPPLPHPQAGFPLPPHHLTTVTHLAGPHPMLHPLHPYPHGMMPIMQMDLMSSLSQWGSVHMSFQMQTQMLSRMAQSQRSYPYPHFISGAAASAGAAAAAAMQYGGPYPPLSMVGAPAGTVGHGQPWPLPNMPKFNPAVPPPGYELQKEDPHKATVDGVLMVIVKELKAIMKRDLNRKMVEVVAFRAFDEWWDKQERSAKAALTPVKTGEIKDEEKERAKPKETISSSLLENWTKVEGLGFEGMGLGIGLLGAIRLPSFKVKRKQPPEPTSTNDNKRLRPSTPVDDELEDEERTDLRMDGSRADVSGSSAKRRPARPLELDSEGEEEETSGKEESSLSDHEEEPVEDVSERLTSGTEMEEDEEKKSKSDSSESESSDSSDDESSSSSSSSKSDSDSSGSESSSDYESSSGEEEEEEEEQAVAIEDEDEDDAQTSSTSSSSSSSSSEEEDVDVKAPSTPTGPPPEEEPNELGRLEALDEAEIDHKHTVVSSIKSGVEDVWLPSPKGLPADEPDVDLAVSIPVPTAEATLEDVGSLRPPTPTGSFPDSDQDTQPKRPAEDFPRTPGREGPVPLESEAAIPCSLPTPSMHLPLPPNHALEARSLLPLPEALPDMPVRGRLPTEEDIPRTPGRDLMDRPRGLGKSQSTDTVPVTPGSDTPLTGNSLSSPHILGSPFSYPAQSPVLSAGIPRTPGRDFTFTPAFPDSAALSAGLPIHRKASSESLEEKSLFKEPLLSASPQAILLPNNAVSSPLPGPPLPAASLQEPPLPPQGSSPTSVENSFPAAPKDLPVPMIDVPVPLDTTSSKRKPGRPKSKTIPVATPPDSEEPPDPMVASCPPDLPVKDLYPDHPSETFKREDGDSTALEEDENQTQTVIPEAEDRLSYVEEPVQKTRRQRRGWQELLLSMHSPVTSPHRPSFLPRSDFEEMTILYDIWNDGIDEEDIRYLKITYDKMLQQDNGNDWLNDTLWVHHPPTNMGSTSGLKKKRKEDGIRDHVTGCARSEGYYKIDKIDKMKYLNSSRLQSEEPDVDTQGKSIPAQPQVSTRAGSERRSEQRRLLSSFSCDSDLLKFNQLKFRKKKIRFCRSHIHDWGLFAMEPIAADEMVIEYVGQNIRQVIADMREKRYEEEGIGSSYMFRVDHDTIIDATKCGNFARFINHSCNPNCYAKVITVESQKKIVIYSRQPINVNEEITYDYKFPIEDEKIPCLCGAENCRGTLN from the exons ATGTCCAGACCCGGAGAAAGAAATAAGCTAAATGAAGATCACGGTAGAAGACAGAGTTCAA GTTTGGCGAACGGAATGGAGAACAGCCATCCTATCTGCAGCTCGGGAGAGAAACGAAGTCATCACTGGAGAAGTTACAAGTTGATTATTGACCCAGCGTTGAAAAAGGGATCGCACAAACTGTATCGCTACGATGGACAGACCTTCAGTCTTCCG AACCCCGGGATGTCACCCGTGGATAGCGTTCGAGATCCGAGAATCGGTCGAATGTGGACTAAGTACAAGGAGACTGATCTCCCGGTTCCTAAATTTAAG ATCGATGAGTGTTACATCGGTCGCGTGCCGCCGAAGGAGGTCACGTTCGCCAGACTCAACGACAACGTCAGAGAGGGATTCCTCAGCGACATGTGCAAGAAGTTCGGCGACATTGAGCAGGTGGAGATTTTGTACAATCCGAAGAACAAAAAACATCTCGGAATTGCTAAAGTTGTATTCGGAACCGTCAAGGCGGCGAAGGATGCCGTGCAGAACTTGCACAACACGTCTGTCATGGGCAACATCATCCACGTAGAGCTGGACCCTAAAG GTGAAAATCGCCAAAGGTACTTCCAGCGTCTGATCAATGGAAGTTATACTCCGCTCACTCTTCCAGTTGGTGGTGAAGAGGCCTGTGAAGTTTCTCCACGCAGCTTGGCTGAAGCCCTGCTG CCCTTGCGGAGACTGTCTGAAGGCAGTTCTTCTGCAGTCATAGGCACAGCCACGCCGGGGGGCACCAACACCCCCATGTCCCTGGATACGGCCTACTCCAGTCTAAAGCAGGATACGCCACAGTCCCAGGGTACCCCACACACCCCGCGTCCATCAGGCACCCCGTTCTCTCAGGACTCCAGCTATTCCAGCAGGCAGGGCACTCCGGCGTTCCAGTCGAACCGTGCTGAGTCCTCGGGAGGCTACAAGTCGAGACGGCATGAAACCAAATTCCAGGATGCCTACAACCGAAGACCAGAGAGGCACTACGTCCACGGTACAGGAGGAGGGGCACATCGTGGCAATGCAGAGCAACCACCCAGTTTTAAGCAACATCAGCCCCCCGAGCCACCGTCGCCTGCTTTTGCGCACACCCCGCCGCCACCAGCCAGTGGAAATTTCAAGAATGCTTTCTCTCCTTATCAGCCCCCAATGCCCCCAGTGTACACAGAACCCTCTTTCCACCAGCCTGTTCAGCGGGAAGTGGATTATAGGAAACCACCTCAAGCCCCGCCACCCCCCAGCACCGACTTCATGCCCGCCAGAGAAAGGCCAGCAACACCACCAACCCCTGAGCCGCCACCCCCTGCTCCAGAAGCCCGACCAGCCACACCTCCCCCCTCCACGCCGGAGCCCTGCCCGTCACTCGGCACCCCGACCCAGGACTCAGAGCGCAACAGCTTGGACTCGCGCATAGAAATGCTTCTGAAGCCCTTCCTGAACGAGCGCGGAGACTCAGACGCCGAGGTTCGCATGGATGGCAGTCCGATCTCCTCCTCGTCCTCTCAGCTCTCCCCTATTCCACCCCAGCGGCCCTCGCGGCCTGCAAGCACAGGCCTGGAGGACATCAGCCCAACGCCGCTTCCTGATTCAGACGATGATGAACCTATTCGTGGTACTGCTTCCCTGTTGACAAACTCTAGGTCCATGTCGCCCTCCAACATGCACAGTAAAAACGGTGCAGGAGAACCACGGACGCCTGTTGACAAAATGGACACG GGCCATCAGTCGTCAGGTGAAGACATGGAGATTTCTGATGATGAGATGCCTGGCACACCGATCACTAGCGGGGACTGTGCCAAAAACATTGTGGTCAACTCTGCGATGTCTCCGATGCAGACCATTCCCATGCCCCCCCCAGGGTTCCCCCCACTGCCCCATCCACAGGCTGGCTTCCCACTACCGCCACATCATCTTACAACTGTTACGCACCTGGCTGGCCCCCATCCGATGCTACACCCATTGCACCCTTATCCCCATGGCATGATGCCCATTATGCAGATGGACCTGATGAGCTCCTTATCACAGTGGGGCAGTGTTCACATGTCCTTCCAGATGCAAACTCAGATGTTAAGCCGCATGGCACAGAGCCAGCGGTCGTACCCTTACCCTCACTTCATCAGCGGGGCTGCTGCAAGTGCTGGTGCCGCTGCCGCCGCAGCCATGCAGTATGGTGGCCCGTATCCGCCTCTGTCTATGGTTGGTGCACCTGCAGGCACTGTAGGTCATGGGCAACCCTGGCCCCTACCCAACATGCCCAAGTTCAACCCTGCTGTTCCCCCTCCAGGCTATGAGCTCCAAAAGGAAGACCCACACAAAGCCACTGTGGATGGAGTTCTTATGGTTATCGTCAAGGAGCTGAAGGCCATCATGAAAAGAGATCTCAACCGAAAGATGGTGGAGGTGGTGGCCTTCAGGGCATTTGATGAGTGGTGGGACAAACAGGAGCGTTCGGCTAAG GCTGCGCTCACACCTGTGAAGACAGGTGAGATCAAAGATGAGGAAAAAGAACGGGCCAAACCCAAAGAGACTATATCCTCTAGCTTACTGGAAAACTGGACCAAGGTTGAGGGTCTGGGCTTCGAGGGAATGGGACTCGGCATAGGCCTGCTCGGTGCCATCCGATTACCATCCTTCAAG GTTAAGAGGAAACAGCCGCCTGAGCCAACATCTACCAATGACAATAAGAGGTTACGTCCATCCACACCTGTTGATGATGAGCTGGAAGATGAAG AAAGAACAGATCTTCGCATGGACGGTTCCAGAGCAGATGTAAGTGGTTCTTCTGCCAAGCGAAGACCAGCCAGACCTCTAGAGCTGGACAGCGAAGGTGAGGAGGAGGAAACCTCTGGCAAAGAGGAGTCATCGCTTTCAGACCATGAAGAGGAGCCAGTGGAGGATGTCTCTGAGAGGTTGACCTCTGGCACG GAAATGGAGGAAGATGAGGAAAAGAAGAGCAAATCAGACTCCAGTGAGAGTGAATCATCGGACTCATCAGATGACG aatcttctagctcatcttcctcttccaaatctgattctgattcttctgGGAGCGAGAGCTCATCTGACTACGAATCGAGTTCAggggaggaagaagaagaagaagaagagcaggCAGTGGCAAttgaggatgaagatgaagacgATGCACAAACCTCATCGAcatcctcatcttcctcatcctCGTCTTCTGAAGAGGAGGATGTTGATGTAAAAGCTCCTAGTACCCCCACAGGACCACCACCAGAAGAGGAACCAAATGAGTTGGGCAGGCTGGAAGCATTAGATGAGGCAGAGATCGATCACAAACATACTGTGGTGAGCTCAATCAAGTCTGGAGTTGAAGATGTGTGGCTTCCATCTCCCAAAGGATTGCCAG ctgatgaaccaGACGTTGATTTGGCTGTCAGTATTCCAGTGCCCACAGCTGAAGCCACCCTGGAGGATGTTGGTAGCTTGCGGCCACCCACCCCAACAGGTTCGTTTCCAGACAGTGATCAGGACACCCAACCAAAGAGACCTGCAGAGGACTTTCCCCGTACCCCTGGTCGTGAAGGCCCGGTTCCCCTAGAATCAGAGGCTGCAATCCCTTGTTCTCTCCCTACGCCCTCAATGCACCTTCCACTTCCCCCCAATCATGCTCTTGAAGCTCGATCCCTTCTGCCGCTTCCTGAAGCTTTGCCGGATATGCCTGTCCGTGGGCGGTTGCCTACGGAAGAAGACATCCCACGCACACCCGGGAGAGATCTTATGGACAGACCCCGGGGTTTGGGCAAGTCTCAGAGCACTGATACGGTTCCAGTCACACCAGGTAGCGACACGCCACTAACAGGTAACAGCTTGAGCTCGCCGCATATTCTCGGCAGCCCTTTCTCTTACCCCGCTCAATCCCCTGTCCTCAGCGCTGGTATCCCTCGGACTCCGGGTAGAGATTTTACTTTCACCCCAGCTTTCCCTGACTCTGCTGCTTTATCTGCAGGCCTTCCCATTCACAGGAAGGCCTCGTCTGAGAGCTTGGAGGAGAAGTCTCTCTTTAAAGAGCCTCTACTCAGCGCCTCTCCCCAGGCCATCCTACTGCCTAACAATGCCGTTTCTTCCCCACTCCCTGGTCCTCCCCTTCCTGCTGCTTCACTTCAGGAGCCACCTCTGCCTCCCCAAGGCTCCTCTCCTACTTCTGTTGAGAATTCCTTTCCTGCTGCTCCAAAAGACCTTCCTGTTCCAATGATAGATGTTCCTGTGCCCTTAGATACTACTTCAAGCAAGAGGAAACCAGGACGCCCCAAGTCTAAAACGATACCTGTGGCGACCCCTCCAGATTCTGAAGAGCCTCCAGATCCAATGGTGGCCTCTTGCCCTCCAGATCTACCAGTAAAAGATCTGTACCCAGACCACCCTTCAGAGACCTTCAAAAGAGAAGATGGTGACTCCACAGCATTGGAGGAAGATGAAAACCAAACCCAGACGGTCATACCTGAGGCGGAAGACAGGTTGTCTTACGTCGAGGAACCTGTTCAGAAGACGCGCAGACAGAGGCGGGGCTGGCAAGAGTTGTTGTTGTCCATGCATTCTCCTGTGACATCACCGCACCGCCCCAGCTTCCTACCCCGCTCAGATTTTGAGGAGATGACCATCTTGTATGACATCTGGAATGATGGCATTGATGAGGAGGACATCCGCTACCTGAAAATAACTTACGACAAGATGCTGCAGCAGGACAATGGCAACGACTGGCTCAACGACACCCTCTGGGTCCACCATCCTC CTACCAACATGGGCAGCACATCAGGACTGAAGAAGAAGCGGAAAGAGGACGGTATACGCGACCATGTCACCGGCTGTGCCCGCAGCGAGGGCTATTACAAAATCGACAAGATAGACAAAATGAAGTACCTGAATAGCTCACGCCTGCAGTCTGAGGAGCCTGATGTGGACACTCAG GGGAAGAGTATTCCAGCACAGCCCCAAGTGTCCACTAGGGCAGGTTCAGAGCGGCGTTCTGAACAGCGCCGGCTGCTGTCGTCCTTCAGCTGTGACAGTGACCTCCTCAAATTCAACCAGCTCAAG TTCCGTAAAAAGAAGATCCGGTTCTGTAGAAGTCACATTCATGACTGGGGATTGTTCGCCATGGAACCTATTGCTGCCGATGAGATGGTTATCGAATATGTCGGCCAAAATATCCGACAG GTTATCGCAGACATGCGAGAGAAGCGCTACGAGGAAGAAGGCATCGGCAGTAGCTACATGTTCCGTGTGGATCATGATACCATTATAGACGCAACCAAATGTGGCAACTTCGCCCGCTTTATCAATCACAGTTGCAAT CCAAACTGTTATGCCAAGGTCATCACTGTGGAGTCGCAGAAAAAGATCGTCATCTACTCCCGGCAGCCAATAAATGTTAACGAGGAGATCACCTACGACTACAAGTTCCCCATCGAGGACGAAAAGATACCGTGCCTCTGTGGCGCAGAGAACTGCAGGGGAACCTTAAATTAA